The Methanosarcina acetivorans C2A genome includes the window GTGCTTGAGTCTTTCAGCTGGCAGAATGGAGAACGCGAAGACGTTTACCGGGATTCGGACTTCCAGCCTGCACTTGCCTGGTATAATGGGAACTTCGGAGATGTCCTTCCAAGTGTGGATACAAGGAATGACACAGATGTGAAGGTCACTCCGTTCAACAACATTACCGGAACCTGGTGGGATGCAGGCACCGATCCTGAAGTTCTCGCAAACCCGAACACCAGCATCTCCACCGGCGACCCGATCCCGGTACAGTATGTAAAGGCAGCAGATGCCAACGGGGACGGCGAAGTCACAGTGGAAGAAATGCAGGCTTATGATGCTGACGGAGACGGAGAGGCCGACTACCCGAATGCGGTGTTGAGAACCGTGGAGCTCTACTACCAGGTTGCTCACAGTATTGTGAGTAGTGATATTGGACTTGCTGATCCGTACACCTGCAAGGACTGTCACGGGAATGAAGCCGTGATTGACTGGGCAGCCCTCGGTTATGAGCAGGATCCCGGAGGAGAGTCTTCGGCCGTGAAGAGTATTGCTGTAACTTACGATAAGCCAAGACCTGTAGAAGTTGAAACGGAGCCTGCACTCTAAGGAGGTGGCAAACCTGAGTGACGTTATTAAAATTGACAAACTGCCTGAAAAGGCAATTATACCCATGAGGCAGCACGATGGAATTGCTTGTGCTCCTCTGGTTAAGAAAGGCGCAGAAGTTATCGTCGGCCAGAAGCTGGGGGAATGTGAGGGCAGTGACCTCGCTTATGTCCATTCCCCTTTCTGCGGGACTGTTAATTCAATTGAACTAATGCCAAACCCCAGCGGAAAGAGAATCCTCAGTGTTGTGCTCACCCCTTCGGAGTGTGCACAAACGGTTGATTTCGTGCCTGAAAAGGATGCACCCCCTTCAAGGTTAATTGAGATTATCAAGGAAGCGGGAATTGTAGAGTATTATGAAAAGCCCACATACCTTGCTCTTAAGCCTGGTAAGAGGATCGATACTTTGCTTATGAATGCAACTTTTCCTCTTATTACCCATGCTTATCTGAGTTCTCTTGACAAAGTCCTTGAAGGGTTCAAGCTTATGCTTGAGGCAAGCGGGATTTCACGAGGGGTAATTGTTTTAAGGGCAGATGATAAGGAATCCATTAAAGCCTTCAAGAATGCAAAGGTTGATGGTAAACCGCTTACTGTTGCTCCTATCGTTGGAATGAGGCATGCTGACTACTACCTTGAGGATGTAGAGGATCAGATCATAGTTGTTGCCGCAGGAAAGATCACATACACTCCTACGATGATGAACCTGCTTTCAGCCAATGTAATGGGTAGAAAACTTCCTCTAGGATACGAGCCTCCAGACGTGCATGTAGTAGTATGCGGGGTAAAATCTGCCAAAGCAGTATACGATGCAATCAACGAGGGAAAACCCTATCTCGAAAGTGCAGTAACAGTTACAGGGGCGGTTAATAACCCGAAGACTGTAATTGTCAAGTTCGGGACTCCGATTAAGGACGTAATCGAGGCCTGCGGAGGGTATAAAGGCGAACCCGGCAAGGTTATTGTTAATGGATCCATGGGTGGAGTAGCCGTGTATACGGACGAGGCGCCTGTGGTTAAGAATACCGTCGGAATTGTCGTCCAGACAGAAGCTGAAGTCCTGAGGGACGAAGCAACTGTTTGCATCCACTGTGCACGTTGCGTGGATGTCTGTCCCATGAACCTGCTGCCTGGGAGAATTGCCGCTATGGCTGACATGGGCATGTTTGATAGGTGCAGAGAGTATTTTGCTTTAAATTGTATCGAATGCGGAGAATGTGCTGTAGTCTGTCCTGCTAAGAGACATCTTGTGCAGCTCATACGCTATTCAAAGCTTCAGATTATGAATCAAAAGAACGAAACAGTGGAGGCGACGGAATGACATCCTTTACGGTATCTCCCCCTCCTCATATAAAAAAGAAAATTTTCATCAAAAATCTCATATGGAGTAGGATTGTTGCCCTGTTACCCATCAGTGCAGCAGCTGTTTATTTCTTTGGATTTGCTGCTCTAGGGAACATAATTGCTTCAATTTTAGGGGCAGTGGGTATCGAGTTTGTAATCCAAAAGGCGTTCAATAAGAAGCTTACAATAATGGATGGAAATGCCATCTATCTCGGGCTCTTGCTTGCTCTCATTTGTCCGCCTACACTTCCTGCCTGGATGATTTTTATAGGAGGGGCGTTTGCTGTAGGAGTTGGGAAGCATGCATTTGGAGGAATCGGGTCTTATACTTTTCATCCCTCACTTGCAGCCTGGGTTTTCTTAAGCCTTGCCTGGGCTCAGGACATGCTTCCGGGAACTATCCCGATTTTAAGCAGCTTTTCGGACCTGATCCTGGAGAATGGAGCCGGATTCCTTACAGATGTTTCTCCGATCCTTGTGCTTCTTGCAGGAGTTATACTCATACTTGTGAAATATATTGAGTGGAGGATCCCGCTATCATATCTCTTGACAACGGTTATCCTGGCTTTAGTGCTTGGAGACCCCCTAGCTTATGTGGTTTCGGGGACTTTCCTTCTTGGAGTGTTCTTCATTGCCACGGAAACCGTTACAAGTCCGGTAACCCAGAATGGAAGAATTGTGTACGGAATCCTTTGTGGGTTTCTTACCGTGATTTATGGGTATTTCTCAGGAAACTATGTATGGGGTACCCTTTATGCCCTGCTTCTGTCAAACGCGGTAGCTCCATTCATTGAACTTAAGACTCTTCCAAAACCCATGGGAGGTGTAGCGAATGAGTGATAGTAAGGAAATAACGAAAGTTATTGTAACAATGGTGGTAATTTCTGCTGTTGCTGCAGCTTTGCTTGCGCTCACCTATACTCCTACCCAGGCCCAGCTGAAACTTTTACAGGCAGAGCAGCAGAAAGAAGCCATGAAGGAAATCCTTCCGCAGGCTGCCGATTTCGAACCAGTTACCGGGTCTGAGGTAGATGATGATGGAAATCCTGTTGTGCTGTACTACAAGGGAGTTGATTCTTCAGGAAATGTTGTAGGCTATGTGGTCGAACGGAACCAGGTAGGAGCCCAGGGCATGATCCAATTGCTTGCGGGAATTTCCTCGGATTTCAGTACGATCACAGGGTTTCAGGTTATGAAACATTCCGAAACTCCTGGTTTAGGAGCCCTTATTACCACCCCTGAATTCCAGGGACAGTTTGTGGATCTTCCGGTGGCCGATACGAGTTTAACCAAAAACGGTGGTCAAGTTGATGCCATTTCCGGAGCTACGATCTCTTCACAGGCAGTGGTAGATGCGCTGCATAGTGCAGTTGATTATGTATCCGCACAGGAGGGCTGATATGAATCCTATAAGTGAATTTATACGCGGAATTACTAAAGACAACCCTACCTTTGGGCTTGTGCTCGGGCTCTGTCCGACTCTAGCAGTCACAACATCCGTGGAAAACGGGATCGGTATGGCCATGGGTACACTGTTCGTGTTGGTAGGTTCGAACATGATGGTTTCTGCGATCCGAAAAGGAATTCCGGGAACAGTCAGGCTTCCCGTTGAAATTATTGTCATTGCAACTTTCGTTACGATCGTTGACATGGTGATGGAAGCATTTACACCTGACCTGTACACATCTCTCGGCGTGTTCATTCCTTTGATCGTGGTCAATTGTATTGTTATTGGAAGGGCTGAGGCCTACGCCCTGAAGAATGGGGTCTTTTATTCGATTATCGATGCTCTTGGTGAGGGTACGGGTTTTCTGCTCGTGTTAATCCTCATCGGAGGAATCAGAGAACTGCTGGGGACCGGCATAATTGATCCGTTCGGAATGACTCTCATCAACCTGAGTGGTGTAATAAACCCTGCAATGTTCATGACCATGTCTCCGGGTGCCTTCCTCACAATTGCAGTGTTGATGACCATTGTGAACTATCGCAGGCAGCAGAAAGCTGCAAAGGGTGGTTAAAATGGCAGAATCTCTATTTACAATCTTTCTTGAAGGAGTGTTCATCAAGAACTTTCTTCTCATTCAGTTCCTGGGTCTATGTTCTTTTGTGGGCGTGACCAAGGACTTGAAAAGTGCTTCAGGGATGTCGGGCGCTGTAGTCTTCGTCATGGCGATGGCAGCAACCGTATCCTTTGCTCTGTATAATTTCATTTTAGTACCCCTCAAGCTGGAGTTCCTGCGGACTATCGCTTTCATCGTGGTTATCGCAGCACTTGTGCAGCTTGTAGAGTTTATCGTCAGGAAACATGTGCCTGCCCTCTACCGTTCCCTCGGGATCTACCTGCCTCTGATTACCACCAACTGTGCGGTGCTCGGGGCTGTGCTCCTCAATGTCATGAACGATTACGATCTCGCTCAGAGCGTTGTCTTCGGAGTTGCCGCAGGGCTTGGCTATACGGTTGCTATGCTGATGATGGCTGCAATAAGGGAAAGGAGCGACCTGGTAGAAGTGCCGAAGTCCGTAGGAAGGGGTGTAACATACGCCTTCTTCATTGCGACTATTATGTCAATGTCTTTCGTGAACTTCTTCGGGGTGATTCCGCTTGAGTAGTGTGCTCATAAACTCTATAGCCGTACTTGCGGGTCTGGGGTTTGCAGTTGGGGTAATGCTGGTCATTGCTTCCAAGGTCTTTAAGATCGATTCAAATCCCCTTATTGATGATGTTGCTTCCCTTTTGCCAGGGGCAAACTGTGGAGGTTGCGGATTTGCAGGTTGTGCAGCATGCGCTGAAGCAATCGTTGAACAGGGTGCTCCTGTAAACAGTTGCCCTGTAGGCGGTTTTGAGGTTGCAAAGCAGATCGGTGCTCTTCTTGGCCAGGAAGTTACGGAAAGCGAAAAGGAATTTCCATTTGTCCGCTGTCAGGGCGGTAATCAGCACTGTACCACTCTTTACGACTATCATGGAGTGGAAAACTGTAAAGTTGCCCTGATGCTCTGCGATTCAAGGAAAGGCTGTACATACGGCTGCCTCGGTCTGGGGACATGTGTCCAGGCCTGTCAGTTCGGGGCTCTCTCAATGGGAGAAGACGGCTTCCCTGTTGTGAACAAAGCCCTCTGTACAAGCTGTGGTAACTGTATTGCAGCCTGCCCGAACGGAGTGCTCACCTTTGCCAGGGACTCGGAGAAAGTACATGTGCTCTGCCGTTCCCATGACAAGGGTAAGGACGTTAAGGCTGTCTGCGAGGTCGGATGTATCGGCTGTAAGAAGTGTGAAAAAGAATGTCCCGCAGGGGCTATAAGGGTCACCGAATTCCTGGCTGAAATTGACCAGGAAAAGTGTACAGCATGCGGAGCCTGTGTAGCAATCTGCCCGCAGAAGGCAATCGAGCTCCGGTAATTCCGGGCTCGTTTTTTTGACCTTGAACCGAAATTGAGAGGTAGAAAATATGTCTTACAATACTTCCCTTGGCTTGTCTGAAAATATCGTGGCAGCTCTTTGTTACCCTGTAGGCTGGCTCTCAGGTCTGTTCTTCCTGCTCCTTGAGCGCAAGAACAAGTTCGTCCGCTTCCACGCCATGCAGTCTGTCCTGCTTTTCATGCCGATCGCCCTCTTCATCTTCCTGGTGGCATGGATCCCAACAATCGGCTGGTTCATTGCAGATGGTGCAGGCATGACAGCTATGCTGCTTATCCTGATTCCTATGTACATGGCCTTCAGGGGCTCAAAGTTCAAAATCCCTATCATAGGAAATATTGCCTACAATTTTGCCTATGGTGAATAAGCAAACAGATTTAACCTAAAAAACAACCTGAAAAACCGGATTGTCCTCAAAAAGGGCAATTCAACCTTTTATTTTTGGACTCTTTTTATGTTTTTTAATTTCTTCTCATTCTGGTTTGTTTTCTTTTTTGAGAGTTCTCTGCTTTTGGACCCCTCTCTTTTTTGATTCTTTACTGGTCTCAGTCCCTAGTAGGGCCGATCATTCAGTTTTTTATCCTGCAAGGAGAATTCCCACACATACCGTTTTATCGGGTTTGCAAAACTCAAGCTTGATACCTGCCTTTTCCAGAACTTTCTGCAGATTTACTCCCACGGCTTCCGGGGGAAAACGTCTGATCTCGGGTTTTACGCACTTTTCAAGATTACATTTCTTGCATTCACTACAGGGGCCGGGTCGGAGCAGGTGGGCATAGATAAAACCTTTCCTGAAAGCTTCCTGTTCCAGCTCAAACATCTTACGAAAGGACTCTTTCTGGAATTTTCCCCAGGCTTCGAGGACATCCTGCACATCTGCAGTATCGTGTTCTTCCACAAGGAGAAGCACATCGCTGTATTCCGAAAGGATCTTCCTGAACTCTTCTATGGAATGAATGTGGGGAGGGCAGCTAAGCCTCTCTCCATAGTTCCGGCAGCCATGGGCACACTTCAGGGCTGTCCGGTTCTCCACCACAAGATCCCCTGATTCGAGCGGGAAAGCTGTAAGCCCCATACTTGAAGCCTTTTCAATTAAAATCTGTACATTTTCGGGCAGTAAAATCCCTCTTACTCCAAATCCTTTTACACTTAATCTTCTTACTCTTTTATACTCTCATAGATTCCTCTTATCCCTTATTTAAGATAGTAATGTGAAAAAAAGAAAACATTTGCAATCTTCTGCTTATTTATTCCTCTGAAACCGACTCGTAAAGTTTTCTCCTTTCCTGGGACATGGATTTGAGATATTCTTTTGCTTCTTCAGGCGAGACCGCCCTGCGGGTTCCATCGGGTTCCTGTATGACCACGCCGCTTTCTGTGAGCATCCTGTATCTTGCTTTTCGGATCCCTTTGTCAGGATGGCAGACGAAATGGCAGTTGGAGCAGGTATATTCCATTCTGGACCCTGG containing:
- the rnfC gene encoding Rnf electron transport complex subunit RnfC, yielding MANLSDVIKIDKLPEKAIIPMRQHDGIACAPLVKKGAEVIVGQKLGECEGSDLAYVHSPFCGTVNSIELMPNPSGKRILSVVLTPSECAQTVDFVPEKDAPPSRLIEIIKEAGIVEYYEKPTYLALKPGKRIDTLLMNATFPLITHAYLSSLDKVLEGFKLMLEASGISRGVIVLRADDKESIKAFKNAKVDGKPLTVAPIVGMRHADYYLEDVEDQIIVVAAGKITYTPTMMNLLSANVMGRKLPLGYEPPDVHVVVCGVKSAKAVYDAINEGKPYLESAVTVTGAVNNPKTVIVKFGTPIKDVIEACGGYKGEPGKVIVNGSMGGVAVYTDEAPVVKNTVGIVVQTEAEVLRDEATVCIHCARCVDVCPMNLLPGRIAAMADMGMFDRCREYFALNCIECGECAVVCPAKRHLVQLIRYSKLQIMNQKNETVEATE
- the rnfD gene encoding Rnf electron transport complex subunit RnfD, with protein sequence MTSFTVSPPPHIKKKIFIKNLIWSRIVALLPISAAAVYFFGFAALGNIIASILGAVGIEFVIQKAFNKKLTIMDGNAIYLGLLLALICPPTLPAWMIFIGGAFAVGVGKHAFGGIGSYTFHPSLAAWVFLSLAWAQDMLPGTIPILSSFSDLILENGAGFLTDVSPILVLLAGVILILVKYIEWRIPLSYLLTTVILALVLGDPLAYVVSGTFLLGVFFIATETVTSPVTQNGRIVYGILCGFLTVIYGYFSGNYVWGTLYALLLSNAVAPFIELKTLPKPMGGVANE
- the rnfG gene encoding Rnf electron transport complex subunit RnfG; this translates as MSDSKEITKVIVTMVVISAVAAALLALTYTPTQAQLKLLQAEQQKEAMKEILPQAADFEPVTGSEVDDDGNPVVLYYKGVDSSGNVVGYVVERNQVGAQGMIQLLAGISSDFSTITGFQVMKHSETPGLGALITTPEFQGQFVDLPVADTSLTKNGGQVDAISGATISSQAVVDALHSAVDYVSAQEG
- the rnfE gene encoding Rnf electron transport complex subunit RnfE; this translates as MNPISEFIRGITKDNPTFGLVLGLCPTLAVTTSVENGIGMAMGTLFVLVGSNMMVSAIRKGIPGTVRLPVEIIVIATFVTIVDMVMEAFTPDLYTSLGVFIPLIVVNCIVIGRAEAYALKNGVFYSIIDALGEGTGFLLVLILIGGIRELLGTGIIDPFGMTLINLSGVINPAMFMTMSPGAFLTIAVLMTIVNYRRQQKAAKGG
- the rnfA gene encoding Rnf electron transport complex subunit RnfA produces the protein MAESLFTIFLEGVFIKNFLLIQFLGLCSFVGVTKDLKSASGMSGAVVFVMAMAATVSFALYNFILVPLKLEFLRTIAFIVVIAALVQLVEFIVRKHVPALYRSLGIYLPLITTNCAVLGAVLLNVMNDYDLAQSVVFGVAAGLGYTVAMLMMAAIRERSDLVEVPKSVGRGVTYAFFIATIMSMSFVNFFGVIPLE
- a CDS encoding Fe-S cluster domain-containing protein, with protein sequence MLINSIAVLAGLGFAVGVMLVIASKVFKIDSNPLIDDVASLLPGANCGGCGFAGCAACAEAIVEQGAPVNSCPVGGFEVAKQIGALLGQEVTESEKEFPFVRCQGGNQHCTTLYDYHGVENCKVALMLCDSRKGCTYGCLGLGTCVQACQFGALSMGEDGFPVVNKALCTSCGNCIAACPNGVLTFARDSEKVHVLCRSHDKGKDVKAVCEVGCIGCKKCEKECPAGAIRVTEFLAEIDQEKCTACGACVAICPQKAIELR
- a CDS encoding DUF4870 domain-containing protein, whose product is MSYNTSLGLSENIVAALCYPVGWLSGLFFLLLERKNKFVRFHAMQSVLLFMPIALFIFLVAWIPTIGWFIADGAGMTAMLLILIPMYMAFRGSKFKIPIIGNIAYNFAYGE
- a CDS encoding DUF2284 domain-containing protein codes for the protein MGLTAFPLESGDLVVENRTALKCAHGCRNYGERLSCPPHIHSIEEFRKILSEYSDVLLLVEEHDTADVQDVLEAWGKFQKESFRKMFELEQEAFRKGFIYAHLLRPGPCSECKKCNLEKCVKPEIRRFPPEAVGVNLQKVLEKAGIKLEFCKPDKTVCVGILLAG